A single window of Arcobacter venerupis DNA harbors:
- a CDS encoding M20 family metallopeptidase: protein MDYLNDLEKIININSYTKNKQGVDEVGSIMSKWLEELGFKLTTYEKEQIGNHLLFSSSKKSGKKILLLGHNDTVFPPNSFEGFFQDEKWVYGPGACDMKGGNIVALQSLRNIFKENNKIYNIDFLLVSDEETGSDDSKEITALLASNYDYCFVFEAAGANMEVVTQRKGVGTFTITIDGLAAHAGNHYDKGIDANLEASYKLQELVKLTNLELQTTVNVGKINGGIGANTISPKCELLLEIRYTTNDEKIRVLNALNKITNTSYVSGTISTLTGSIQRDVMQENTNQLEFITQLETITNSKILTEKRGGVSDANIVASCGVTTLDGFGPFGDGDHTIKERALKSSFESRIELMTKILNHFQKNS from the coding sequence ATGGATTATTTAAACGATTTAGAAAAAATCATTAACATCAACTCATATACAAAAAACAAACAAGGTGTAGATGAAGTTGGTTCTATAATGTCTAAATGGCTAGAAGAATTAGGCTTTAAATTAACAACGTACGAAAAAGAGCAAATAGGTAATCATCTGCTATTCTCCTCCTCTAAAAAATCTGGAAAAAAAATCTTACTCTTAGGTCACAATGATACTGTTTTCCCACCAAACAGTTTTGAGGGATTTTTTCAAGATGAAAAATGGGTTTATGGACCTGGTGCTTGTGATATGAAAGGTGGAAATATTGTTGCACTTCAATCTCTTCGAAATATTTTTAAAGAAAATAATAAAATATATAATATAGATTTTTTATTGGTTTCTGATGAAGAAACAGGAAGTGATGACTCAAAAGAGATAACAGCTTTACTTGCATCAAATTATGACTACTGTTTTGTTTTTGAAGCAGCTGGAGCTAATATGGAAGTTGTAACCCAAAGAAAAGGTGTTGGAACTTTTACAATTACTATTGATGGCTTAGCAGCTCATGCTGGAAATCATTATGATAAAGGAATTGATGCTAATTTAGAAGCTAGTTATAAACTTCAAGAGTTAGTAAAACTTACAAATTTAGAACTTCAAACAACTGTTAATGTTGGAAAAATAAATGGTGGAATTGGTGCAAATACAATCTCTCCAAAATGTGAACTACTTTTAGAAATCAGATACACCACCAATGACGAAAAAATAAGAGTTCTAAACGCCTTAAATAAAATCACAAATACTTCTTATGTTAGTGGAACTATTTCAACTCTTACTGGCTCAATCCAAAGAGATGTAATGCAAGAAAATACAAATCAATTAGAATTCATAACTCAACTTGAAACTATTACAAACTCTAAAATCTTAACTGAAAAAAGAGGTGGTGTTAGTGATGCAAATATAGTTGCAAGTTGTGGAGTTACAACACTTGATGGTTTTGGGCCTTTTGGTGATGGAGATCACACTATAAAAGAGAGAGCTTTAAAAAGTAGTTTTGAGTCAAGAATAGAGCTGATGACAAAAATCTTAAATCATTTTCAAAAAAATTCATAA
- a CDS encoding argininosuccinate synthase — MSKKDIKKVVLAYSGGLDTSIILKWLQDEYNAEVITFTADLGQGEEVEPARTKAIACGIKPENVFILDIKEEFVKDYVFPMFRANAIYEGEYLLGTSIARPLIAKKLIDIANQTGAEAVSHGATGKGNDQVRFELGALALRPDIKVIAPWREWELNSRESLLEYAKKNGIEIAQKHVDENGNPKISPYSMDANLLHISYEGLHLENPNNEPEESMWLWTTAPEKAPDVPEYLTITYKNGDPVAIDGVEMTPATLLTKLNEYGNRNGIGRADIVENRYVGMKARGCYETPGGTIMLKAHRAIESITLDREAAHLKDELMPRYAKLIYQGYWFSPEREMLQAAIDATQKHVEGNVKIKLYKGNVTVIGRESKKSLYNDAYSTFEKDEVYNQKDAEGFIRLNALRFIIAGKNQNRN; from the coding sequence ATGAGTAAAAAAGATATTAAAAAAGTAGTTTTAGCGTATAGTGGAGGTCTTGATACTTCAATTATTTTAAAATGGCTTCAAGATGAATATAACGCTGAAGTTATCACTTTCACAGCTGATTTAGGTCAAGGTGAAGAGGTAGAACCAGCTAGAACTAAAGCAATAGCTTGTGGTATTAAACCTGAAAATGTTTTCATTTTAGATATTAAAGAAGAGTTTGTAAAAGATTATGTTTTCCCTATGTTTAGAGCAAATGCAATTTATGAGGGTGAGTATTTACTTGGAACTTCAATTGCACGTCCTTTAATTGCAAAAAAATTAATTGATATTGCAAACCAAACAGGAGCAGAAGCTGTTTCTCACGGAGCAACTGGAAAAGGAAATGACCAAGTTAGATTTGAATTAGGTGCATTAGCATTAAGACCTGATATTAAAGTTATTGCTCCTTGGAGAGAATGGGAATTAAATTCTAGAGAAAGCTTACTTGAGTATGCTAAAAAAAATGGAATTGAAATTGCTCAAAAACACGTTGATGAAAATGGTAATCCAAAAATCAGCCCATATTCAATGGATGCTAACCTTTTACATATCTCTTATGAAGGTTTACATTTAGAAAATCCAAATAATGAGCCAGAAGAGTCTATGTGGTTATGGACAACAGCACCTGAAAAAGCTCCTGATGTTCCTGAATATTTAACTATAACATACAAAAATGGTGACCCAGTTGCTATTGATGGTGTTGAAATGACACCAGCTACATTACTTACAAAATTAAATGAGTATGGAAATAGAAATGGTATTGGTAGAGCTGATATTGTTGAAAATAGATATGTTGGTATGAAGGCTCGTGGTTGTTATGAAACTCCAGGTGGAACTATCATGTTAAAAGCTCACAGAGCAATTGAATCAATTACACTAGATAGAGAAGCTGCTCACTTAAAAGATGAGTTAATGCCAAGATATGCTAAGTTAATCTACCAAGGTTATTGGTTCTCTCCTGAGCGAGAAATGTTACAAGCTGCTATTGATGCAACTCAAAAACATGTTGAAGGAAATGTAAAAATTAAACTTTATAAAGGAAATGTAACTGTTATTGGAAGAGAATCTAAAAAATCTTTATACAATGATGCTTATTCAACTTTTGAAAAAGATGAAGTTTATAACCAAAAAGATGCAGAAGGATTTATTAGATTAAATGCTTTAAGATTTATCATCGCTGGTAAAAACCAAAACAGAAACTAA
- a CDS encoding DUF2971 domain-containing protein: MDNNLVEIYATTHYNKCNKHNDIYIRKNLPCPYPNCENGIKEDKFIDFEYKIQDKKVTKEIKHLYTRKKFKGIENDYKYIWLKEDDLFPSISNIIVNEVHVINKWNIIESIYHYTKLDNLYSILNSNELWLTEYTAQTDSIEIVLGFDLFSKYDKNDINISKKLFSKNLSFFLTCFSYESECRTLFNLYSDYSQGVSIEFDSNFNIDNNFWYSDDQLLQLMPVIYDDQIQRKIVDYCIYLFNVSEKWIDMSKDTFNNKNELITKYKRKEVIKIFFKNKMEELLSFFKHYSYKDEREVRWLYRKDDEFINEYYGECLNKRSDERTKKTYYTSTDIARKLSPSEEKINLKLPIKSITLGTNIQDKDKIICKIKDLLKNNCYENVEIKVSTLPY; the protein is encoded by the coding sequence ATGGATAATAATTTAGTTGAAATATATGCTACTACGCATTATAATAAATGTAATAAACATAATGATATTTATATACGTAAAAATTTACCTTGTCCATATCCTAATTGTGAAAATGGAATAAAAGAAGATAAGTTTATTGATTTTGAATATAAAATACAAGATAAAAAAGTTACGAAAGAAATTAAACATTTATATACTCGTAAGAAATTTAAAGGTATTGAAAATGATTACAAATACATTTGGTTAAAAGAAGATGATTTATTTCCTTCTATATCAAATATAATAGTTAATGAAGTACATGTTATTAATAAATGGAATATTATTGAATCAATTTATCATTATACTAAACTTGATAATTTATATTCAATATTAAATTCAAATGAGTTATGGCTTACTGAATATACTGCACAGACTGATTCTATAGAAATTGTTCTTGGATTTGATTTATTTAGTAAATATGATAAAAATGATATTAATATCTCAAAAAAACTTTTTTCTAAAAATTTAAGTTTTTTTCTTACATGTTTTTCTTATGAATCCGAATGTAGAACTTTATTCAATCTATACTCAGACTATTCTCAAGGAGTCTCAATTGAATTTGATTCTAATTTTAACATTGATAATAATTTTTGGTATAGTGATGATCAACTACTACAATTAATGCCAGTAATTTATGATGATCAAATACAAAGGAAAATTGTCGATTATTGTATTTATCTTTTCAACGTTTCAGAAAAATGGATTGATATGAGTAAAGATACTTTTAATAATAAAAATGAGTTAATAACAAAATATAAAAGAAAAGAAGTAATAAAGATATTCTTTAAAAATAAAATGGAAGAGTTATTATCTTTTTTTAAACATTATAGTTATAAAGATGAGAGAGAAGTAAGATGGCTGTATCGAAAAGATGATGAATTTATAAATGAGTACTACGGAGAATGTTTAAATAAAAGAAGTGATGAAAGAACAAAAAAAACATATTATACTTCAACTGATATAGCAAGAAAACTTTCTCCTTCAGAAGAAAAAATCAATTTAAAATTACCGATTAAAAGTATCACTTTAGGGACAAATATTCAAGATAAAGATAAAATTATTTGTAAAATTAAAGATTTACTTAAAAATAATTGTTATGAGAATGTTGAAATTAAAGTATCAACTTTACCTTATTAA
- a CDS encoding S4 domain-containing protein yields the protein MRIDKFLNAVNITKRRAVAEDMLEHKVVFINDQAVKKAKEVKVGDTIEIRYLEKTEKFKVLQIPTNKSTPKSKIDEYVQRID from the coding sequence ATGAGAATAGATAAATTTTTAAATGCCGTTAATATTACAAAACGAAGAGCAGTAGCTGAGGATATGCTTGAGCACAAAGTTGTTTTTATAAATGACCAAGCTGTGAAAAAAGCAAAAGAAGTTAAGGTTGGAGACACAATCGAGATTAGGTATTTAGAAAAAACTGAAAAATTCAAAGTATTACAAATACCAACTAATAAGTCAACTCCAAAATCAAAAATTGATGAATATGTGCAAAGGATCGACTAA
- the trpD gene encoding anthranilate phosphoribosyltransferase, with amino-acid sequence MFNASKLKFDDIFENRLSQEEIREYLLELYERGETAAEIAGAASAMRDHYIPLPIHEDLREKAIDVVGTGGDKSYSFNISSTVSILLAACGSYVAKHGNRSVTSKSGSADMLESLGINLNLDLQSTAKMLEDTGFAFMFANNHHPAMKYITPVRKTIPHRTIMNILGPLCNPAGVTKQVIGVFDKDYINRIAAALDMLDTKRAMILSSNDGMDEISVSDITYATLLINGKITDIEINPENYGIPIASKNDIIGEGPEYNAKLTRDILSKKIVGAKLDIVLLNTAAALIIDEKARDFKDGIDMAKEAIISGAAKEKLEQIIKVSNQLS; translated from the coding sequence ATGTTTAATGCATCCAAATTAAAATTTGATGATATATTTGAAAATAGATTATCTCAAGAAGAAATAAGAGAATATTTATTAGAACTTTACGAAAGAGGCGAAACAGCAGCTGAAATTGCAGGAGCTGCTAGTGCTATGAGAGATCATTATATCCCTCTTCCCATTCATGAAGATTTAAGAGAAAAAGCTATTGATGTTGTAGGAACTGGTGGAGATAAAAGTTATAGTTTTAATATTTCAAGTACAGTTTCTATTTTGCTTGCAGCTTGTGGTTCTTATGTTGCAAAGCATGGGAACAGAAGTGTTACAAGTAAATCAGGAAGTGCTGATATGCTTGAATCTTTAGGAATAAATCTTAATTTAGATTTACAAAGTACTGCTAAAATGCTAGAAGACACAGGTTTTGCTTTTATGTTTGCAAACAATCATCATCCAGCAATGAAATATATAACACCAGTTAGAAAAACAATTCCACATAGAACTATTATGAATATTTTAGGCCCTTTATGTAATCCAGCAGGTGTTACAAAACAAGTAATTGGAGTATTTGATAAAGATTATATAAATAGAATTGCAGCTGCTCTTGATATGCTTGATACAAAAAGAGCGATGATTCTGTCATCAAATGATGGAATGGATGAAATCTCAGTTTCAGATATAACTTATGCAACACTTTTAATAAATGGAAAAATTACAGATATTGAAATAAACCCTGAAAACTATGGTATTCCAATCGCTTCTAAAAATGATATTATTGGTGAAGGTCCTGAGTATAATGCAAAACTAACAAGAGATATTTTATCAAAAAAAATAGTTGGTGCAAAACTCGATATTGTTCTATTAAATACAGCAGCTGCTTTAATTATTGATGAAAAAGCAAGGGATTTTAAAGATGGTATTGATATGGCAAAAGAGGCAATAATCAGTGGTGCTGCAAAAGAAAAATTAGAACAAATTATAAAAGTTTCTAATCAATTAAGCTAG
- the tsaE gene encoding tRNA (adenosine(37)-N6)-threonylcarbamoyltransferase complex ATPase subunit type 1 TsaE: MQKEFELGLNQLDILVKELINCINNEDSIIILRGDLASGKTTLVKNYVKALGLNDLVTSPTFSLQAIYSNDIFHYDVYNKTLSEFISLGMLEEFEKKGVHFVEWGDEKLEEILNDYGYKVILLEIEKKDNKRLYKINA; encoded by the coding sequence TTGCAAAAAGAGTTTGAATTAGGATTAAATCAACTTGATATTTTAGTAAAAGAGTTGATTAATTGTATAAATAATGAAGATAGTATAATTATTTTAAGAGGTGATTTAGCAAGTGGAAAAACTACCCTTGTTAAAAATTATGTAAAAGCTTTGGGTTTAAATGACTTAGTTACATCTCCTACTTTTTCATTACAAGCTATTTATTCAAATGATATTTTTCATTATGATGTTTATAACAAAACATTAAGTGAATTTATCTCACTTGGTATGCTTGAAGAGTTTGAAAAAAAAGGTGTTCACTTTGTAGAGTGGGGTGATGAAAAACTTGAAGAAATTCTTAATGATTATGGATATAAAGTGATTTTACTTGAAATAGAAAAAAAAGATAATAAAAGGCTATATAAAATAAATGCATAA
- the lptB gene encoding LPS export ABC transporter ATP-binding protein, with product MHKLHIKDITKTIKKTQILHGISLEVKSGEIVGLLGPNGAGKTTTFYTVCGLVKPTAGNVFFDDEDITALPLHKRALRGIGYLPQESSIFKDLSVEDNLMLAAQIITDDKEEQIRRVEELLELFNIEPIRQRQGVSLSGGERRRTEIARALVSQPKFLLLDEPFAGVDPIAVKDIQEIIHQLTKINIGVLITDHNVRETLQICDRAYVMKSGTLLASGTSEEIRNDVKVREHYLGEDFNF from the coding sequence ATGCATAAACTACATATAAAAGATATAACAAAAACTATCAAAAAAACTCAAATACTTCATGGTATTTCACTTGAAGTGAAATCAGGGGAAATAGTAGGATTATTAGGTCCAAATGGTGCAGGAAAAACAACTACATTTTATACTGTTTGTGGTTTAGTAAAACCAACAGCTGGAAATGTTTTTTTCGATGATGAAGATATTACAGCATTACCTTTACATAAAAGAGCTTTAAGGGGAATTGGTTATTTACCACAAGAATCATCTATTTTTAAAGATTTATCTGTTGAAGATAATCTAATGTTAGCGGCTCAGATTATTACAGATGATAAAGAAGAACAAATTAGAAGAGTAGAAGAGTTACTTGAACTTTTTAATATTGAGCCAATTCGTCAAAGACAAGGAGTTTCACTTTCTGGTGGAGAGAGAAGAAGAACTGAAATTGCTCGAGCATTAGTATCTCAACCAAAATTTTTACTTCTTGATGAACCATTTGCTGGAGTTGATCCAATAGCTGTAAAAGATATTCAAGAGATAATCCATCAATTAACGAAAATAAATATTGGAGTTTTAATAACAGACCATAATGTTAGAGAAACTTTACAAATCTGTGATAGAGCATATGTTATGAAATCGGGAACTTTATTGGCTAGTGGAACAAGTGAAGAGATTAGAAATGATGTTAAAGTACGAGAGCACTATTTAGGTGAAGATTTTAACTTTTAA
- a CDS encoding GGDEF domain-containing response regulator, with product MNKEILKTISVLYVEDENDVREFTSKLLSSLLRKVYVASDGLEGFEIFNENKDDIDLIVSDINMPKMDGLSMCEAIKKINTEIPLVITSAHNDTNFFKKSIEIGVSTYAMKPIDLYQLIESIIKAMEPIILKKKLIELNLSLESKIEQEISKVRSILDAQDNIIIVTNKERITNVNKKFLDFFGILDFDKFVNGEKNIFDFFEEEFGFITKEKIIEQDSWIDYIRNLHEIDRIVKIKSSLNEEKIFAINVDYYENKEDYYVFSLTDITKLKEKANLLEYQASHDKLTGLFNRNRFDEIYSKEIKRALRYNNDLSIIMFDIDDFKLVNDTYGHQTGDEVLKELSKVALANVREQDINVRWGGEEFLILLPQTNLEGAIAVASKIRIAISEYIFTSHNLNITSSFGVSQFLEDDDETKFISKCDKLLYEAKKTGKNKIVS from the coding sequence ATGAATAAAGAAATTTTAAAAACAATCTCTGTTTTATATGTAGAAGATGAAAATGATGTTAGAGAATTTACTTCTAAATTATTAAGTTCATTATTAAGAAAAGTTTATGTTGCTTCTGATGGTCTTGAAGGTTTTGAAATATTTAATGAAAATAAAGACGATATTGATTTAATTGTTTCAGATATAAATATGCCCAAAATGGATGGTTTATCTATGTGTGAAGCTATAAAAAAGATAAACACAGAAATACCTCTTGTTATTACAAGTGCCCACAATGATACTAATTTTTTTAAAAAATCAATTGAAATTGGTGTTAGTACATATGCTATGAAACCTATTGATTTATATCAATTAATAGAAAGTATTATAAAAGCGATGGAACCTATTATTTTAAAAAAGAAATTAATAGAATTAAATTTATCACTAGAAAGTAAAATCGAGCAAGAAATATCAAAAGTAAGATCTATATTAGATGCGCAAGATAATATTATAATTGTTACAAACAAAGAAAGAATTACAAATGTAAACAAAAAATTTCTTGATTTTTTCGGAATATTAGACTTTGATAAATTTGTAAATGGTGAAAAAAATATTTTTGATTTCTTTGAAGAAGAGTTTGGATTTATTACAAAAGAGAAAATTATTGAACAAGATTCTTGGATTGACTATATAAGAAATTTGCATGAAATAGATAGAATCGTAAAAATAAAAAGTTCTTTGAATGAAGAAAAAATCTTTGCTATTAATGTTGATTATTATGAAAATAAAGAAGATTATTATGTGTTTTCATTAACTGATATAACAAAATTAAAAGAGAAAGCTAATCTACTAGAATATCAAGCAAGCCATGATAAATTAACAGGTTTATTTAATAGAAATAGATTTGATGAAATTTATTCAAAAGAGATAAAACGAGCACTAAGATATAATAATGATTTATCAATAATTATGTTTGATATTGATGATTTTAAATTGGTAAATGATACCTATGGACATCAAACTGGAGATGAAGTGTTAAAAGAGCTTTCAAAAGTTGCATTAGCTAATGTTAGAGAACAAGATATAAATGTTAGATGGGGAGGAGAAGAGTTTTTAATACTTTTACCTCAAACTAATCTTGAAGGTGCTATTGCAGTTGCTTCAAAAATTAGAATAGCAATAAGTGAATATATCTTTACAAGTCACAATTTAAATATAACATCTAGTTTTGGAGTTTCTCAATTTTTAGAAGATGATGATGAAACTAAATTCATTTCAAAATGTGACAAGCTTTTATATGAAGCAAAAAAAACAGGAAAAAATAAAATAGTTTCGTAA
- a CDS encoding EAL domain-containing protein → MRYDVLIISDEQEHFKNFKQYASKIIKNINITLSFECEDVNDALEYTDLLIIDINVHNYFNPLEFYLERNIHTIFLVDYDLHLEKYSIIKEENILYKPLDLDKLILKIKYYTNLVDTNSVLKKEEEFSNSIINNIDYPIFSLANEKVIFSNDHFFKLLNCFSLEEINNKYKNITDIFEKEDGCITNFDNKIFEECENKNIKVCIKSNDTKKYFSLQKILLTHNNTSIMILHDISHEIEHKHELYKLLYTDNLTKFPNRAKLIEELQTNNLVLEAVCLLNINSFKEVNDFFGHKVGDSILIDVAKLINDKIKKSGDHIKLYKFPSDNYCITNTKDSQEDFIELIKNIVESVYKKVFIFELYEIDIRITAGISFSNKNNKLITADIALQSAKKDHKDYLVFYDELDKFQEYENNMLWTKKLKSAFINDNIEVYFQPLVNNRTLKVDKYECLVRLIDEDGKVVAPYFFLDISKKSNQYTKLTKIVLEKSFQKFEHLPFEFSVNISYEDIENPDFLDFIKELLNKYNVENRAVFEILEDESIKNYNLLISFVDEVKSLGCKVAIDDFGSGYSNFEHLLKMNIDYLKIDASLIKNIAINENSYKITKTIIEFAKNLNLKTIAEFVENEEIFNIVRKLGADYSQGYFFSAPMSIPNVMEYNENGDKNHE, encoded by the coding sequence ATGCGTTATGATGTACTAATAATAAGTGATGAACAAGAGCACTTTAAAAACTTCAAACAATATGCTTCAAAAATAATAAAAAATATAAATATCACACTCTCTTTTGAGTGTGAAGATGTTAATGATGCTCTTGAATACACTGATTTACTTATAATTGATATAAATGTTCATAATTATTTTAATCCCTTAGAATTCTACTTAGAAAGAAATATTCATACTATTTTTTTAGTTGATTATGATTTACATCTCGAAAAATACTCAATAATTAAAGAAGAAAATATTTTATATAAACCTTTAGATTTAGATAAATTAATATTAAAAATAAAGTATTATACAAATTTAGTCGATACAAACAGTGTATTAAAAAAAGAAGAAGAGTTTTCTAACTCTATAATAAATAATATTGATTACCCTATTTTTTCATTGGCAAATGAAAAAGTAATTTTTTCAAATGATCACTTTTTTAAACTTTTGAATTGTTTTTCTTTAGAAGAAATTAACAATAAATACAAAAATATTACAGATATTTTTGAAAAGGAAGATGGTTGTATTACTAATTTTGATAATAAGATATTTGAAGAGTGTGAAAATAAAAATATTAAAGTTTGTATAAAAAGCAATGATACAAAAAAATATTTCTCTTTACAGAAAATCCTTCTTACACATAATAATACTTCTATTATGATTTTACATGATATTAGCCATGAAATCGAACATAAACATGAATTATATAAACTTTTATACACTGATAACTTAACAAAATTCCCAAATAGAGCCAAATTAATTGAAGAATTACAAACAAATAATTTAGTTTTAGAAGCTGTTTGTCTTTTAAATATTAATTCATTTAAAGAGGTAAATGATTTTTTTGGCCATAAAGTTGGTGATTCAATACTAATTGATGTTGCAAAATTAATTAATGATAAGATTAAAAAATCAGGAGATCATATAAAATTATATAAATTTCCATCTGATAACTATTGTATTACTAATACAAAAGATTCACAAGAAGATTTTATAGAATTAATAAAAAATATAGTTGAGTCAGTTTATAAAAAAGTATTTATTTTTGAGTTATATGAAATTGATATTAGAATAACAGCTGGAATCTCTTTTTCAAATAAAAATAATAAACTAATAACAGCGGATATTGCCCTACAATCAGCAAAAAAAGATCACAAAGATTATCTTGTTTTTTATGATGAACTTGACAAATTCCAAGAATATGAAAATAATATGCTTTGGACAAAAAAATTAAAATCTGCTTTTATAAATGATAATATTGAAGTATATTTTCAGCCACTTGTAAATAATAGAACACTAAAAGTTGATAAATATGAGTGTTTAGTAAGATTAATAGATGAAGATGGAAAAGTTGTAGCACCCTATTTCTTTTTAGATATTTCAAAAAAATCTAATCAATATACAAAACTTACAAAAATTGTTTTAGAAAAATCTTTTCAGAAATTTGAACATTTGCCTTTTGAATTTTCTGTAAATATCTCTTATGAAGATATTGAAAATCCTGATTTTTTAGATTTTATAAAAGAATTATTAAATAAATATAATGTAGAAAACAGAGCTGTTTTTGAGATTTTAGAAGATGAAAGTATTAAAAACTACAATTTACTAATCTCTTTTGTGGATGAAGTTAAATCTTTAGGCTGTAAAGTTGCAATTGATGACTTTGGGAGTGGATATTCTAATTTTGAGCATCTTTTAAAAATGAATATTGATTATCTAAAAATTGATGCTTCTTTAATAAAAAATATTGCAATTAATGAAAATTCTTATAAAATTACAAAAACCATAATAGAATTTGCAAAGAATTTAAATTTAAAAACAATTGCAGAATTTGTTGAAAATGAAGAGATTTTTAACATTGTTAGAAAATTAGGAGCTGATTATTCCCAAGGGTATTTTTTCTCTGCTCCAATGTCAATACCTAATGTTATGGAATATAATGAAAATGGAGATAAAAATCATGAATAA
- the kdsB gene encoding 3-deoxy-manno-octulosonate cytidylyltransferase, with product MIIIPARLNSSRFANKILVDILGLPMVIRTAKQVSRLDKVVIATDSQEVIDLASQYGFDAVMTSSSHNSGTDRINEAVNILNLSEDEIIVNVQGDEPFIEVEVVEAVINRVKQIKENNEDIMITSCYKEISSELADDPNHVKVVLDEHSNAIYFSRAKVPYHRDHHELANYSGHLGIYGFTKKSLNAFCKLNPSKLENIEKLEQLRAIDNGHKIAMVKVVSKSFGIDTQADLNNAIKIFGK from the coding sequence ATGATAATTATACCTGCAAGATTAAATTCTAGTAGATTTGCAAATAAAATTTTAGTTGATATTTTAGGATTACCAATGGTAATTAGAACTGCCAAACAAGTAAGTAGATTGGATAAAGTAGTAATTGCTACAGATTCACAAGAAGTTATTGATTTAGCTTCACAATATGGTTTTGATGCAGTTATGACTTCAAGTTCACACAATAGTGGAACTGATAGAATAAATGAAGCTGTAAATATATTAAATTTAAGTGAAGATGAGATAATTGTAAATGTTCAAGGTGATGAACCATTTATAGAAGTTGAAGTTGTAGAAGCTGTAATAAATAGAGTAAAACAAATAAAAGAAAACAATGAAGATATTATGATTACTTCATGTTATAAAGAGATAAGCTCAGAATTAGCTGATGATCCAAATCATGTAAAAGTTGTTTTAGATGAACACTCGAATGCTATTTACTTTTCACGTGCAAAAGTACCATATCACAGAGATCATCATGAATTAGCAAATTATAGCGGTCATTTAGGAATTTATGGATTTACTAAAAAATCATTAAATGCTTTTTGTAAATTAAATCCATCAAAATTAGAAAATATAGAAAAACTTGAACAATTAAGAGCAATAGATAATGGACATAAAATTGCTATGGTAAAAGTTGTTTCTAAATCTTTTGGTATTGATACTCAAGCAGATTTAAATAACGCAATTAAAATCTTTGGAAAATAA